The following are encoded in a window of Miltoncostaea marina genomic DNA:
- the pspAA gene encoding PspA-associated protein PspAA, translating into MIIRVLGSGQYYLDDNDVAAVERADDAVEAAIAAGDQEAFQAALRALIETIDDVGTPVADDDFVASDVVVPGADTTLDEVSGYLDDAEEGLIPG; encoded by the coding sequence ATGATCATCCGCGTGCTCGGCTCGGGGCAGTACTACCTCGACGACAACGACGTGGCCGCCGTGGAGCGGGCCGACGACGCAGTGGAGGCGGCCATCGCGGCCGGCGACCAGGAGGCCTTCCAGGCCGCCCTGCGGGCGCTGATCGAGACCATCGACGACGTCGGCACGCCCGTCGCCGACGACGACTTCGTGGCCTCCGACGTCGTCGTGCCGGGGGCGGACACCACGCTCGACGAGGTGTCGGGCTACCTCGACGACGCCGAGGAGGGGCTCATCCCGGGGTGA